From one Pseudomonas fluorescens genomic stretch:
- the soxR gene encoding redox-sensitive transcriptional activator SoxR yields MPDSAQGVLSVGQLSARSGVAVTALHFYESKGLIHSTRSAGNQRRYPRDTLRRVAVIKMAQRLGIPLATIHAALQTLPVGRAPSVKDWQRLSEQWRQDLTRRIDKLMVLRDQLDSCIGCGCMSLQSCPLRNCDDQLSEQGPGPQLLEPGPEHDD; encoded by the coding sequence ATGCCTGATTCGGCCCAGGGCGTACTCAGCGTTGGCCAGCTCTCGGCGCGCAGTGGCGTTGCCGTCACCGCCCTGCACTTCTACGAGAGCAAGGGCCTGATCCACAGCACCCGCAGCGCCGGCAACCAGCGCCGCTATCCGCGCGATACCTTGCGCCGGGTGGCGGTGATCAAGATGGCCCAGCGCCTGGGGATCCCCTTGGCGACCATTCATGCCGCGCTGCAGACGTTGCCGGTGGGCCGGGCGCCGAGTGTGAAGGATTGGCAGCGGCTGTCAGAGCAGTGGCGCCAGGACCTGACCCGGCGCATCGACAAGCTGATGGTGCTGCGCGACCAATTGGACAGCTGCATCGGTTGCGGTTGCATGTCGCTGCAAAGCTGCCCGCTGCGCAACTGTGACGACCAACTCAGCGAACAAGGCCCGGGCCCGCAACTGCTGGAGCCCGGCCCCGAACACGACGACTAG
- a CDS encoding antibiotic biosynthesis monooxygenase, whose translation MRVSDNSLCFTQMIEFEVPPARQHALAQALVLRSEHLAQQHNGLLAASIQASDDGSRVLQYLQWQSRSAWQTAVSSFEQEPFLQLMRQHQAKGVNFNAFQTLSSLARTAEHGLHCQLPMGSGIPG comes from the coding sequence ATGCGGGTTTCAGACAACAGCCTGTGTTTTACCCAGATGATCGAGTTCGAGGTGCCGCCGGCCCGGCAACACGCCCTGGCCCAGGCGCTGGTGCTGCGCAGCGAGCACTTGGCTCAGCAGCACAACGGTTTGCTCGCTGCCAGCATCCAGGCCAGCGACGATGGCAGCCGGGTGCTGCAGTACCTGCAATGGCAATCGCGCTCGGCTTGGCAGACCGCTGTCAGCAGCTTCGAGCAGGAACCGTTCCTGCAGTTGATGCGCCAGCATCAGGCCAAGGGCGTCAACTTCAATGCCTTCCAGACCCTCAGCAGCCTGGCCCGCACGGCGGAGCACGGGCTGCACTGCCAACTGCCGATGGGCTCAGGAATACCAGGGTGA
- a CDS encoding alpha/beta hydrolase family protein, with protein MTIHSEPIEIPVDGENIAGTIVSPGSKVPGILFVHGWGGSQQRDLARAKQITGLGCVCMTFDLRGHEKTESQRLSVTREQNLADLVAAYDRLVSHPAVDTSAIALIGSSYGGYLATLLTASRPVKWLALRVPALYWDDEWNLPKQALNRQRLTDYRQRPLGPGDNRALGACAEFAGDVLLVESEQDDFVPHSTLMSYRSAFVSAHSLTHRIVDGADHALSSDRSQKAYSSILSAWISEMVIGARLDRYPHHSPWYS; from the coding sequence ATGACCATCCATAGCGAGCCGATCGAGATCCCGGTTGATGGTGAAAACATCGCCGGGACCATTGTCAGCCCCGGGTCCAAAGTGCCTGGAATCCTGTTTGTGCACGGCTGGGGCGGCAGCCAGCAACGCGACCTGGCCCGGGCCAAGCAGATCACCGGCCTTGGCTGCGTGTGCATGACCTTCGACCTGCGTGGCCACGAGAAGACCGAAAGCCAGCGCCTGAGCGTTACCCGCGAGCAGAACCTGGCCGACCTGGTTGCCGCCTATGATCGACTGGTCAGCCACCCGGCAGTCGACACCAGCGCCATCGCTCTGATCGGCAGCAGCTACGGCGGTTACCTGGCGACCTTGCTGACCGCCTCGCGCCCGGTCAAATGGTTGGCGTTAAGGGTCCCGGCGCTGTACTGGGACGATGAATGGAACCTGCCCAAGCAAGCGCTCAACCGCCAACGCCTCACCGACTACCGCCAGCGCCCCCTGGGCCCGGGCGACAATCGGGCGCTGGGCGCCTGTGCCGAATTTGCCGGCGATGTACTGCTGGTGGAGTCGGAACAGGATGACTTCGTGCCGCACAGCACCTTGATGAGCTACCGCTCGGCCTTCGTCAGCGCCCATTCCCTGACCCACCGGATCGTCGACGGCGCCGACCACGCGCTGTCCAGCGACCGCAGCCAGAAAGCCTACAGCTCGATCCTCAGCGCCTGGATCAGCGAAATGGTCATTGGCGCGCGGCTCGATCGCTACCCTCACCATTCACCCTGGTATTCCTGA